In a single window of the Deinococcus aetherius genome:
- a CDS encoding MFS transporter — MSASRRELPIHTVGAVALAVQGVYISSFGPLYPQLLHRFDLSQAEVGLITSANFLGSTTAVLSATWLIGRFGTRRLLTVAPVLVAVGALGIGLAPSWVLALLFALIGGLGAGATLVAIVAAGLATVPDLRVAAYVLLGFVLGPIFPTTVAWYGQPLTPRRLPIAMMGGSLGALAVQPLMGVAVSGFGVGPFLSRW; from the coding sequence ATGTCCGCCTCCCGCCGAGAACTCCCCATCCACACCGTCGGTGCCGTCGCCCTCGCCGTCCAGGGCGTCTACATCTCCTCCTTCGGCCCCCTGTATCCCCAGTTGCTGCACCGCTTCGACCTCTCCCAGGCCGAGGTGGGCCTGATCACCAGTGCCAACTTCCTGGGCTCCACCACCGCCGTCCTGAGTGCCACCTGGCTGATCGGGAGATTCGGCACCCGCCGCCTCCTGACCGTCGCGCCCGTTCTCGTCGCCGTGGGTGCGCTCGGCATCGGTCTGGCCCCGAGCTGGGTGCTGGCCCTGCTGTTCGCCCTGATCGGCGGACTCGGTGCGGGGGCGACGCTCGTCGCTATCGTGGCGGCCGGACTCGCCACCGTGCCGGACCTGCGGGTGGCCGCCTACGTGCTGCTGGGCTTCGTACTGGGTCCGATCTTTCCGACGACGGTGGCGTGGTATGGGCAACCCTTGACGCCGCGGCGGCTGCCTATCGCGATGATGGGCGGCTCGCTGGGCGCGCTGGCGGTCCAACCCCTGATGGGGGTGGCCGTGAGCGGCTTCGGGGTGGGGCCATTCCTCTCACGCTGGTGA
- a CDS encoding PhzF family phenazine biosynthesis protein, with product MTPRRLTTVDVFTDVPFLGNPVAVVLDAEDLSTAQMQQVARWTNLSETTFLLPPTTPEADYRLRIFTPGSELPFAGHPTLGSAHAAVASGRVTPRAGRLVQECAAGLIPIEQESAGRFSLTMPSARFEPLGEEDTRELEALLGPGGATDLPALLVDVGARWIVTRLGDPATLLALQPDLARSAALERKLGATGVSAFATDPRSGVVEVRSFAPSCGINEDPVCGSGNGAVAYYQQHLGLLAPGSRYDARQGRRVGRDGSLALYLTGSGEVQLGGACVTCLEGVLTAP from the coding sequence ATGACCCCGCGCCGCCTGACCACCGTGGACGTGTTCACCGACGTGCCCTTCCTGGGCAACCCCGTCGCGGTCGTCCTGGACGCCGAGGACCTCTCCACCGCCCAGATGCAGCAGGTCGCCCGCTGGACCAACCTCTCCGAGACGACCTTCCTGCTTCCCCCCACCACGCCCGAGGCGGACTACCGCCTGCGCATCTTCACCCCGGGCTCCGAACTCCCCTTCGCGGGTCACCCCACCCTGGGCAGCGCCCACGCCGCCGTGGCGTCGGGACGGGTCACCCCGCGCGCCGGGCGCCTGGTGCAGGAGTGCGCCGCAGGACTCATCCCCATCGAGCAGGAGTCCGCTGGCCGCTTCTCGCTGACCATGCCCTCCGCCCGGTTCGAGCCGCTCGGCGAGGAGGACACCCGGGAACTGGAGGCGCTGCTCGGCCCGGGTGGCGCGACCGATCTGCCCGCCCTGCTGGTGGATGTCGGCGCCCGCTGGATCGTGACCCGCTTGGGCGACCCGGCGACCCTGCTGGCCTTGCAGCCGGACCTCGCGCGCAGTGCGGCGCTGGAGCGCAAGCTGGGGGCGACGGGAGTCAGTGCCTTCGCCACCGACCCTCGGAGCGGGGTGGTCGAGGTGCGGTCCTTCGCGCCGTCGTGCGGGATCAACGAGGACCCGGTGTGCGGCAGCGGCAACGGGGCGGTCGCGTACTACCAGCAGCACCTGGGCCTCCTGGCGCCGGGGAGCAGGTACGACGCGCGGCAGGGACGGCGGGTGGGCCGGGACGGGTCTCTCGCACTGTACTTGACGGGCAGCGGTGAGGTCCAGCTCGGGGGGGCGTGTGTGACGTGCCTGGAGGGGGTGCTGACCGCTCCCTGA
- a CDS encoding helix-turn-helix domain-containing protein — MSKPSVARPWGDSAPRAERHPIDLSARLGSAVRRLRDQQGVSQEELADRAQLDRTFISMLERGKRRATLESAQAIAAALGLSFSELVREFEPSPDEPGA; from the coding sequence GTGTCCAAGCCCTCCGTCGCGCGCCCGTGGGGTGACTCCGCCCCCCGCGCCGAGAGGCACCCCATCGACCTGTCGGCCCGGCTCGGCTCGGCGGTCCGCCGCTTGCGGGACCAGCAGGGCGTCTCCCAGGAGGAGCTCGCGGACCGCGCCCAGCTCGACCGCACCTTCATCAGCATGCTGGAACGCGGCAAGCGCCGCGCGACCCTCGAAAGCGCCCAGGCGATCGCCGCCGCGCTTGGGCTGTCGTTCAGCGAACTCGTCCGCGAGTTCGAGCCGTCACCCGACGAACCCGGCGCGTAG
- a CDS encoding DUF927 domain-containing protein → MNSTNPMPDQPTLFAFADTEAAPAVLAQAEPVSAGNEVTARPAEEPGQPLPADLPEPAPDPAREAPGGAEAEPPEDSPAPELTHDVPAEPQEPAPYVIHPETHKPMYLPKDWYDEEGKLSTLGKRDEMVTAYPGMLYVRAIGRNVANDHRFLEVTFEAHGKLHTVQASRQTFASPGSLTKFLSKKGAYVNSGTASGLVKYLSLFEAENARTLPTRLVSDQFGLHGEHLVTPTGSLNDAVLYIGEGHRGFSVGPDEHAYEDSLREIATWEGAFPLWWAIALTLASPIFKRLNPRRYPVTYFAGDSGTGKTTALFFAQGVWVTPGLMPFTLQGTRTTQVGFERTLEQLGGLPLLIDEAHMCKRPEALESTVYAFANGQSYVRARSGEGVHGGVALGGAVLLAGEARPEFQNAGSHNRLLLVNADVHPPLGTGAGRGTALGQERARWLEEVWSRGAGHLGLKLAGIVLGDWARYRGRVEELRRTPPMVELRDWGHAVAAVQTTLEVLFREVLHVPMPEDVQRLPALLLKLLTTHRTESNPALEAFEAIRTLILQTNRKFKGNVLTLASQGQMIGWRSETAWHLVTTSSAFTRQVGAQAVQLHGKRWAEQGWVQPTSNGPSTRSVYCPVTGGTMRVLVIPREVIEGESRQV, encoded by the coding sequence ATGAACTCGACCAACCCGATGCCCGACCAACCCACGCTGTTCGCCTTCGCCGACACGGAAGCCGCGCCTGCCGTTTTGGCCCAGGCCGAGCCTGTCTCCGCCGGGAACGAGGTGACCGCCCGCCCTGCGGAAGAGCCGGGCCAACCGCTCCCCGCCGATCTGCCCGAGCCTGCCCCGGATCCTGCCCGTGAAGCGCCGGGTGGCGCCGAGGCCGAGCCGCCTGAAGATTCCCCCGCCCCCGAGCTGACCCACGACGTTCCCGCCGAGCCCCAGGAACCCGCGCCCTACGTGATCCACCCGGAGACCCACAAGCCCATGTACCTCCCCAAGGACTGGTACGACGAGGAGGGCAAGCTCTCCACCCTCGGCAAGCGCGACGAGATGGTCACCGCCTACCCGGGCATGTTGTACGTGCGTGCCATCGGGCGCAACGTCGCCAACGACCACCGCTTCCTGGAGGTCACCTTCGAGGCCCACGGGAAGCTCCACACCGTGCAGGCCAGCCGCCAGACCTTCGCCTCCCCGGGCAGCCTCACGAAATTCCTCTCCAAAAAGGGCGCCTACGTCAACTCCGGCACCGCCTCGGGATTGGTGAAGTACCTGAGCCTGTTCGAGGCCGAGAACGCCCGCACCCTGCCGACCCGGCTTGTCAGCGACCAGTTCGGCCTGCACGGCGAGCACCTCGTCACGCCGACGGGCAGCCTGAACGACGCCGTCCTGTACATCGGGGAGGGACACCGCGGGTTCTCCGTCGGCCCAGACGAACACGCCTACGAGGACAGCCTGCGGGAGATCGCGACCTGGGAGGGCGCCTTCCCCCTGTGGTGGGCCATCGCGCTGACGCTCGCCTCACCGATTTTCAAGCGGCTCAACCCGCGGCGCTACCCCGTGACGTACTTCGCGGGCGACTCGGGCACCGGGAAGACGACGGCGCTGTTCTTCGCGCAGGGGGTGTGGGTGACGCCGGGCCTGATGCCCTTCACCCTTCAGGGCACGCGGACCACCCAGGTGGGCTTCGAGCGCACCCTGGAGCAACTTGGGGGCCTGCCCCTCCTGATCGACGAGGCCCACATGTGCAAGCGGCCCGAGGCGCTGGAGAGCACGGTGTACGCCTTCGCCAACGGGCAGTCCTACGTGCGGGCCCGCTCGGGGGAGGGGGTCCACGGTGGGGTGGCGCTGGGTGGGGCTGTGCTGCTGGCCGGGGAGGCGCGGCCCGAGTTCCAGAACGCGGGGAGCCACAACCGCCTGCTGCTGGTGAACGCGGACGTGCATCCGCCGCTGGGGACGGGGGCGGGGCGAGGAACGGCCCTGGGGCAGGAGCGCGCCCGCTGGCTGGAGGAGGTCTGGAGCCGGGGGGCGGGGCACCTGGGGCTCAAACTGGCGGGGATCGTCCTCGGGGACTGGGCCCGCTATCGGGGGCGGGTAGAGGAACTGCGGCGCACGCCGCCGATGGTGGAGTTGCGGGACTGGGGGCATGCGGTCGCGGCGGTTCAGACGACGCTGGAGGTGCTGTTCAGGGAGGTGCTGCACGTCCCCATGCCTGAAGACGTCCAGCGCCTGCCTGCCCTGCTGCTGAAACTTCTCACGACGCACAGGACCGAGAGCAACCCGGCATTGGAGGCCTTCGAGGCGATCCGAACTCTAATCCTCCAGACGAATCGGAAGTTCAAGGGGAACGTCCTCACCCTGGCCAGTCAGGGACAGATGATCGGCTGGCGGAGCGAGACGGCCTGGCACCTGGTGACCACCAGTTCAGCCTTCACCCGCCAAGTCGGGGCGCAGGCGGTTCAACTGCACGGCAAGCGCTGGGCGGAGCAGGGTTGGGTCCAGCCGACCTCCAACGGCCCAAGTACCCGCAGCGTCTACTGCCCGGTGACGGGGGGCACTATGCGGGTGCTGGTCATTCCCCGCGAGGTCATCGAGGGCGAGTCACGCCAGGTGTGA
- a CDS encoding HNH endonuclease, with the protein MRLFVGVTDDQWFHFLAARPDWTEVNFWRPSGKGFHALTEGELFLFKLHAPHHFIVGGGFFTRALLLPLGLAWETFGEANGVRHLPEMRRRIARYRRQPEETLGNPDITCLMLAEPFFLPREAWVPTPPSFKTNIVTGKGYDTATGEGRWLFDAVTERLGDGARPEERPATAAAVDTPRFGAPRIVRPRLGQGAFRALVTEAYARRCAVTGEKTLPVLEAAHVQPYAEGGPHDVSNGLLLRSDLHRLYDQGYVTVDPDERRLLVSRRIREEFHNGRHYYDLEGRPVAGPQRGFAPVSRERLLYHAEHVYRG; encoded by the coding sequence ATGCGGCTTTTCGTCGGCGTGACGGACGACCAGTGGTTTCATTTTCTGGCTGCGCGCCCCGACTGGACGGAGGTGAACTTCTGGCGCCCCAGCGGGAAGGGCTTTCACGCGCTGACTGAGGGCGAACTCTTCCTGTTCAAGCTGCACGCCCCCCACCACTTCATCGTCGGTGGGGGCTTCTTCACCCGCGCCCTGCTGCTCCCGCTGGGCCTCGCGTGGGAGACGTTCGGTGAGGCCAACGGGGTGAGGCACCTGCCCGAAATGCGGCGGCGCATCGCGAGGTACCGCCGTCAGCCCGAGGAGACCCTGGGCAACCCGGACATCACCTGCCTGATGCTCGCCGAGCCCTTCTTCCTGCCGCGGGAGGCCTGGGTGCCCACCCCGCCCAGCTTCAAGACGAACATCGTGACGGGCAAGGGGTACGACACCGCGACCGGGGAGGGCAGGTGGCTGTTCGACGCCGTGACCGAGCGGCTGGGGGACGGGGCGCGGCCGGAGGAGAGGCCTGCCACGGCCGCTGCGGTGGACACTCCCCGCTTCGGGGCGCCGCGGATCGTCCGGCCCCGCCTGGGGCAGGGCGCGTTCCGGGCCCTGGTGACGGAGGCGTATGCACGCCGCTGTGCGGTCACCGGGGAGAAGACGCTCCCGGTGCTGGAGGCGGCCCACGTCCAGCCCTATGCCGAGGGCGGTCCCCACGACGTGAGCAACGGTCTGCTGCTCCGGAGCGACCTCCACCGCCTGTACGACCAGGGGTACGTCACGGTGGACCCGGACGAGCGCCGCCTGCTCGTCAGCCGCCGGATCCGCGAGGAGTTCCACAACGGGCGCCACTACTACGACCTGGAGGGGCGACCCGTCGCGGGGCCTCAGCGCGGGTTCGCCCCCGTATCGCGCGAGCGGCTGCTCTATCACGCGGAGCACGTCTACCGTGGGTGA
- a CDS encoding ATP-binding domain-containing protein: protein MAEFIQTEEFKVAGEEGERQVFEAVKAAFAGRDVLGFWRYPLVTETNVREPDVLLLDAELGVIVIEVKSLPITQIRGLSGYRWDLGQPYFGRMEINPFEQAKAQLQVVMRMLRGRPGLDRVPGRVLVAVPRITRDDWEEAPFNTLVGDTPLLFGDQLSSAKLMRALERTPLIAQGHPLDGAQWQALQRAFSTSGNIPAPRRPAPSAPPTTRPRRLDLVNTVATALRPLDLQQERIAKTIPPGPQCIRGLAGSGKTVLLAQKAATMHLKHPDWDIALVFFSRALYDQITLQVDHWLRVHSGGDVRLSDAKHKLRVLHAWGSQDQPGLYSTLADHVGVRPLGVRDTPYGYQAAKNAIYAARELLDAAEERQASLQFFDAVLVDEGQDLVTEDADLRYEDRQAFYWLAYQALRPVPQEDTLFPEMRPTSPPLRRLIWAYDEAQSLDSLMIPDTRTVFGSGWEEIFGAGATYKGGIGKSEVMRVCYRTPGPILMAAHALGMGLLREGGMLSGPTRREDWDRLGYRVTGSFREREPVTLERPEPHSPHPLVKLTDEPLVTFDVYPHRAAEMQALVERIRRDLREGLSLSRNLLVVTVGNYANFVQKDVVAALRRAGIDTYIPAASGINREGDNREPNRFWHEGAVTVTTIHRAKGNEADVVYVVGLDKVARDEGDIAVRNGLFVAMSRSRGWLHLSGAGMVGTPFEREVRRVLDSGPVLTFRPVVPRRRLDDEG, encoded by the coding sequence GTGGCGGAGTTTATCCAGACCGAGGAATTCAAGGTCGCGGGCGAGGAGGGCGAGCGGCAGGTCTTCGAGGCGGTGAAGGCCGCCTTCGCCGGGCGCGACGTGCTGGGCTTCTGGCGCTACCCGCTGGTGACCGAGACGAACGTCCGCGAACCCGACGTCCTGCTGCTCGACGCGGAACTCGGCGTGATCGTGATTGAGGTGAAGAGTCTCCCGATCACCCAGATCCGGGGGCTGAGCGGGTACCGCTGGGATTTGGGGCAGCCCTATTTCGGGCGCATGGAGATCAACCCCTTCGAGCAGGCGAAAGCGCAGCTCCAGGTCGTCATGCGCATGCTGCGGGGCCGCCCCGGGCTGGACCGGGTGCCCGGCCGAGTGCTGGTCGCCGTCCCCCGAATCACGCGGGACGACTGGGAGGAGGCGCCCTTCAACACGCTGGTGGGCGACACGCCGCTGCTCTTCGGGGACCAGCTCAGCTCCGCCAAGCTCATGCGGGCCCTGGAAAGGACGCCCCTCATCGCGCAGGGCCACCCGCTCGACGGGGCGCAGTGGCAGGCCTTGCAGCGGGCCTTCAGCACCAGCGGGAATATTCCCGCGCCCCGCCGCCCCGCGCCCTCAGCGCCGCCCACCACCCGCCCCCGGCGGCTGGACCTGGTGAACACCGTCGCCACCGCCCTGCGCCCCCTCGACCTGCAACAGGAGCGCATCGCCAAGACCATCCCGCCGGGTCCCCAATGTATCCGTGGCCTGGCGGGCAGCGGTAAGACCGTGCTGCTCGCCCAGAAGGCCGCCACCATGCACCTCAAGCACCCGGACTGGGACATCGCCCTGGTGTTCTTCAGCCGAGCCCTGTACGACCAGATCACCCTCCAGGTGGACCACTGGCTGCGAGTGCACAGTGGGGGGGACGTGCGCCTCTCGGACGCGAAGCACAAGCTGCGGGTCCTGCACGCCTGGGGCTCCCAGGACCAGCCCGGCCTGTACAGCACCCTGGCGGACCACGTGGGCGTCAGACCACTGGGCGTGAGGGACACCCCGTATGGGTACCAGGCCGCCAAGAACGCCATCTACGCCGCCCGCGAACTGCTCGACGCGGCCGAGGAGCGGCAGGCCAGCCTCCAGTTCTTCGACGCGGTCCTCGTCGACGAGGGGCAGGACCTGGTGACGGAGGACGCCGACTTGCGCTACGAGGACCGCCAGGCGTTCTACTGGCTGGCGTATCAGGCCCTGCGCCCGGTGCCCCAGGAGGACACCCTCTTCCCCGAGATGCGGCCGACCTCTCCCCCACTCCGCCGCCTGATCTGGGCGTACGACGAGGCGCAGAGCCTGGACAGCCTGATGATCCCCGACACCCGCACCGTGTTCGGAAGCGGCTGGGAGGAGATCTTCGGGGCGGGCGCGACGTACAAGGGCGGCATCGGCAAGTCCGAGGTGATGCGGGTCTGTTACCGCACGCCGGGCCCAATTCTGATGGCCGCCCACGCCCTGGGAATGGGGCTGCTGCGGGAGGGGGGCATGCTGTCCGGCCCCACCCGCCGCGAGGACTGGGACCGCCTGGGGTACCGGGTCACGGGCAGCTTCCGGGAGCGGGAACCCGTCACCCTGGAGCGCCCCGAGCCGCACAGCCCTCACCCGCTGGTGAAGCTGACCGACGAGCCGCTCGTCACCTTCGACGTGTACCCCCACCGGGCGGCGGAGATGCAGGCCCTCGTGGAGCGGATCCGGCGGGACCTCCGCGAGGGCCTCTCCCTGTCCCGCAACCTCCTGGTCGTCACCGTCGGCAACTACGCGAACTTCGTGCAGAAGGACGTCGTGGCGGCGTTGCGAAGGGCGGGCATCGACACGTACATCCCGGCGGCGAGCGGCATCAACCGCGAGGGCGACAACCGCGAGCCGAACCGCTTCTGGCACGAGGGGGCCGTGACCGTCACGACCATCCACCGGGCCAAGGGGAACGAGGCGGACGTGGTGTACGTCGTCGGGCTGGACAAGGTCGCCCGGGACGAGGGGGACATCGCGGTCCGCAACGGGCTCTTCGTGGCGATGAGCCGCAGCCGGGGATGGCTGCACCTGTCGGGGGCGGGGATGGTGGGGACGCCCTTCGAGCGGGAGGTCCGGCGCGTGCTGGACTCCGGCCCGGTCCTGACCTTCCGGCCCGTGGTCCCCAGAAGACGTCTGGACGACGAGGGTTGA
- a CDS encoding tyrosine-type recombinase/integrase: MTPRVRGRRANGEGTIRKLPSGNYQWRLTLGKAPNGRQLTKCGTEPTRTAAAKALAAAITDRNRGLLPDMNVMTVEQWLRSWLPLARSKLAPTTHANYVHLAERHIYPVLGPVTLQGLKPSHVREFYTGLVEQGYSKSVLRQVRAILCGALHDALLDEIVHRNVAELAQLPQAKPEREGRALHATETQVFLAQARTHRLGVVFEVAVATGLRRGELCGLRWAFVDLELGTIQVRENLPVVGGRPTPGPLKTKTSLRDVPLAPETLALLQAHRARQIEERAALGLPFDPEGHVFTRPDGSRLNPDHLTKLTQTIARQAGLGSVRLHDLRHTNTSLLLRHRVPPEIVSRQLGHSRVEFTLNRYRHIFADEGRAHAIGLSDLLAPTPNAHGGTP, encoded by the coding sequence GTGACTCCCCGGGTTAGGGGCAGACGAGCCAACGGGGAGGGCACCATCCGCAAGCTCCCCAGCGGGAACTATCAGTGGCGCCTCACTCTGGGGAAAGCGCCCAACGGGCGGCAGCTCACCAAATGCGGCACGGAGCCGACGAGGACGGCGGCGGCGAAAGCGCTAGCCGCGGCCATCACGGACCGCAACCGGGGCCTGCTCCCCGACATGAACGTCATGACGGTCGAGCAGTGGCTGCGCTCCTGGTTGCCGCTCGCCCGCAGCAAGCTTGCCCCCACCACCCACGCCAACTACGTCCACCTCGCCGAGCGCCACATCTACCCCGTGCTGGGTCCGGTGACGCTGCAGGGCCTGAAGCCCAGCCACGTGCGCGAGTTCTACACCGGGCTCGTCGAGCAGGGGTACTCCAAGTCGGTCCTGCGGCAGGTGCGGGCGATCCTGTGCGGCGCCCTCCACGACGCCCTGCTGGACGAGATCGTCCACCGGAACGTGGCCGAATTGGCCCAGCTTCCCCAGGCCAAACCCGAGCGCGAGGGCCGTGCCCTCCACGCCACCGAGACGCAGGTCTTCCTCGCGCAGGCCAGGACCCACCGCCTCGGGGTGGTCTTCGAGGTCGCCGTCGCCACCGGGCTGCGGCGCGGGGAACTCTGCGGGCTGCGCTGGGCCTTCGTGGACCTGGAACTGGGCACCATTCAGGTGCGCGAGAACCTTCCCGTGGTCGGCGGACGGCCCACCCCCGGCCCGCTCAAGACCAAGACCAGCCTCCGCGACGTCCCGCTTGCTCCGGAGACGCTGGCGCTCCTCCAGGCCCACCGGGCCCGCCAGATCGAGGAGCGCGCCGCCCTGGGCCTCCCCTTCGACCCCGAGGGGCACGTCTTCACCCGCCCCGACGGGTCGCGGCTCAACCCCGACCACCTCACCAAGCTCACCCAGACCATCGCCCGTCAAGCGGGCCTCGGCTCCGTCCGGCTCCACGACCTGCGGCACACCAACACCAGCCTGCTGCTGCGCCACCGGGTGCCGCCCGAGATCGTCAGCCGCCAGCTCGGGCACTCCCGGGTGGAGTTCACGCTCAACCGTTACCGCCACATCTTCGCCGACGAGGGCCGGGCCCACGCCATCGGTCTGTCCGATCTCCTCGCTCCCACACCCAACGCCCACGGAGGGACCCCATGA
- a CDS encoding helix-turn-helix domain-containing protein, with the protein MNDRELVTYKEGRVLTGVSERTLKRMVQRGELTEYPFGKSKRLSRRELLTPRAQPGGERQD; encoded by the coding sequence GTGAACGACCGTGAATTGGTGACCTACAAGGAGGGCCGGGTGCTAACCGGGGTCTCGGAGCGCACCCTGAAGCGCATGGTGCAGCGCGGGGAGCTGACCGAGTACCCGTTCGGAAAATCGAAGCGTCTCAGCCGCCGGGAACTGCTGACGCCTCGGGCCCAGCCGGGTGGTGAACGCCAGGACTGA
- a CDS encoding amidase yields the protein MNVEELTVQEVLGAHAAGTSSCETLTRMYLERIARFNPRYNALVYVNEHAAREARAVDTRLAAGEGVGVLAGIPVVIKDPVDVAGMPTTAGWAPLSERAGGIPLVPRRDAPVVARLRAAGAVILGKTNVPAFSFDLSRTTTSWAGPTLNAVQPELVPGASSAGSATAVSGNLALLGMGSETSGSIQNPAGAQALVGVKPTFGLVPTAGVVPLSASARDVLGPLARTVRDAAVMLDVMAGPCDEDPVTQAASGHLPREGYAAALRVGALRGKRLGLYGPGWRDQPLGEETRRLYERAIQDLRDLGAVPVEDPFAGSGFAAFMKGVRASWGFECLVHDLQAYLERVANASVPGVAALRRLGGQDPFAEGQVLSELRPRLGSALEDPSVLPDLSRFWHARERLLHEFDLVLATSALDALVFPQRVGDLPRLDGVGDIASSTEPEINIAGLPGVTVPAGYHVSGAPFALMFVGPMWSEADLLAFAYDYEQATRHRRAPVLQTR from the coding sequence GTGAACGTCGAAGAACTGACGGTGCAGGAGGTGCTGGGCGCCCACGCCGCGGGGACGTCCTCCTGTGAGACCCTCACGCGGATGTATCTGGAGCGCATCGCTCGCTTCAACCCGCGTTACAACGCGCTCGTGTACGTGAACGAGCACGCGGCGCGCGAGGCGAGGGCCGTCGACACCCGCCTGGCGGCCGGGGAAGGGGTGGGGGTCCTGGCCGGCATCCCCGTGGTGATCAAGGACCCGGTGGACGTGGCCGGGATGCCGACGACCGCGGGCTGGGCGCCGCTCAGCGAGCGGGCAGGCGGGATTCCCCTCGTCCCGCGGCGTGACGCCCCCGTGGTGGCGCGGCTGCGGGCGGCGGGCGCCGTCATCCTGGGGAAGACGAACGTGCCCGCGTTCAGCTTCGACCTGTCGCGCACCACGACCAGTTGGGCTGGCCCCACCCTGAACGCGGTGCAGCCGGAACTGGTCCCCGGGGCGAGCAGCGCGGGCAGCGCGACGGCCGTGTCGGGCAACCTGGCCCTCCTGGGGATGGGGTCGGAGACGTCCGGGTCCATCCAGAATCCGGCGGGCGCGCAGGCGCTGGTGGGCGTTAAGCCCACGTTCGGGCTGGTGCCGACGGCCGGGGTGGTGCCGCTCAGCGCCTCCGCCCGGGACGTGCTCGGGCCACTCGCGCGAACCGTGCGGGACGCCGCGGTGATGCTGGACGTGATGGCGGGCCCCTGCGACGAGGACCCGGTGACACAGGCCGCCAGCGGGCACCTGCCACGTGAGGGATATGCAGCGGCCCTCCGGGTGGGTGCCCTGCGGGGGAAACGCCTGGGCCTGTACGGGCCGGGCTGGCGCGACCAGCCTCTCGGCGAGGAGACGCGGCGTCTGTACGAGCGGGCCATCCAAGACCTCCGCGATCTGGGGGCCGTCCCGGTGGAGGACCCGTTCGCGGGTTCGGGGTTCGCGGCGTTCATGAAGGGCGTGCGGGCCTCATGGGGGTTCGAATGCCTGGTGCATGACCTGCAGGCTTACCTGGAGCGTGTTGCAAACGCCTCCGTACCCGGCGTCGCAGCGTTGCGGCGGCTTGGCGGGCAGGACCCGTTCGCGGAGGGGCAGGTACTGAGCGAACTCCGCCCGCGCCTGGGCAGCGCCCTGGAAGACCCGAGCGTGCTGCCCGACCTGTCCAGGTTCTGGCACGCGCGTGAGCGCCTGCTCCACGAGTTCGACTTGGTCCTCGCCACGTCTGCCCTGGACGCGCTGGTGTTTCCACAGCGGGTGGGGGACCTCCCGAGGCTGGATGGCGTGGGGGACATCGCGAGTTCCACGGAGCCGGAGATCAATATCGCGGGTTTGCCCGGGGTGACGGTCCCGGCGGGCTACCACGTCAGTGGGGCGCCGTTCGCGCTGATGTTCGTGGGACCGATGTGGAGCGAGGCGGACCTGCTCGCGTTCGCGTACGACTACGAGCAGGCGACGCGGCACCGCAGGGCGCCCGTATTGCAGACACGTTGA
- a CDS encoding gamma-glutamyl-gamma-aminobutyrate hydrolase family protein: MPARPLIGLSTSQPTEGPFSGFNGTPRPYAEAARLAGAIPVLLPNLPEATADYAAQVDAVLLTGGVDVHPRHYGQAPKRGLGEVDEERDAFEFALYRAARELGKPVLGICRGMQVLNVLEGGTLHQHLPEVPGVWADHAQVGRAPTLGHEVAFVAGSALGRAHGGATLLNSYHHQAVDEVAPTLRVTATAPDGVVEGVEGDGVIGVQWHPELLARRHPHALGTFTAFMVLLGARS; this comes from the coding sequence ATGCCCGCCCGCCCCCTGATCGGCCTCAGCACGTCGCAGCCCACCGAGGGACCGTTTTCGGGGTTCAACGGCACCCCTCGCCCGTACGCCGAGGCGGCGCGCCTGGCCGGGGCGATCCCCGTTCTGCTGCCGAACCTGCCCGAGGCGACCGCCGATTACGCCGCGCAGGTGGACGCCGTGCTCCTTACCGGGGGTGTGGACGTGCACCCCCGCCACTACGGGCAGGCGCCGAAACGCGGGCTGGGCGAGGTGGACGAGGAACGCGACGCCTTCGAGTTCGCCCTGTACCGCGCGGCGCGCGAGCTGGGGAAACCCGTCCTGGGCATCTGCCGCGGGATGCAGGTCCTGAACGTGCTGGAGGGCGGCACCCTGCACCAGCACCTGCCCGAGGTGCCGGGCGTCTGGGCCGACCACGCCCAGGTGGGCCGTGCCCCCACGCTCGGGCACGAGGTCGCGTTCGTGGCGGGGTCCGCGCTCGGGCGCGCCCACGGGGGCGCCACCCTGCTGAACTCCTACCACCACCAGGCGGTGGACGAGGTGGCCCCGACCCTGAGGGTCACGGCCACCGCCCCCGACGGGGTGGTCGAGGGCGTGGAGGGGGACGGGGTGATCGGGGTGCAGTGGCACCCGGAACTGCTCGCCCGGCGGCACCCGCACGCCCTGGGGACCTTCACCGCCTTCATGGTGCTGCTGGGCGCGCGGTCCTGA